The sequence below is a genomic window from Citricoccus muralis.
TCGCGCTCTTCGCGCAGTTTCTGGCGCTGTTTGGCGATCGCCGCCCGGTGCAGTTCCGCAGAGGACCGGTTGATGCCGGATCCCTCGGAGAGGTGATTCGGGTTGTCCTTCGAGGCCAGTTGCAACATGGCGACCACCACGAGGGAGACCATGAAGAAGACGCCGAAGGCGATGAGGCCGATATCGATGCGCAGCGGCTTATCCGTGCCGCCGGTGGTGGCGAAGGTGGCAATAGCGCCACCGACCAGGCCCAGCACGGCGGAGAAGATCAGGGGTGCCTTGATCGATGCGGTGAAGCCCTTCTTCTTCGAAGGCTGACCCACGGTTCACACTCCTCGGCTCGGCAGATAGTGCCCGGTGAAACGGCACCCGACCAGTCTAGTCGTTGGAGACGGGGGAAGACGAAACGAGACGGGGCAGTTCCGCCGTCAGCGTGGGATCAGCGCAGACCGGTCTGCTTCTTCGCCTCGGTATGTCCGGCCTTCGCGGCTGCGCGGGCGTCGAGCCAGAAACCGATGCCGGCCACCGCGGTGATCACGGTGATGATGAATGCCACTGCGCCGGTCAGCCCCATGACCTGGTGGTCGTTGAAGGTGGTGCACCAGATGATCAGTCCCAGCCCGGCTAGGGTGTTGACCCCTCCGGCCAGGATCTGGTCGCGCGCCGGGATGAAGTCCCTCCGGTGGCGCACACCGGCCACCAGTTCCGCGACACCGCCCAAGAGGTAGGCCGCACCCACGGCCACCGCCGTCGCCCACATCGGGGCCTCAAACAAGTGCACACCCACCACGACGATGGCGCCGAGACACCAGGCCGCGCAGGCCATCGACAGCGGCGAGCGCATCGCCTCGGGCACCGGTTCGCGCCGCAGGTACTCCCACAGGGCGGTGCCGGAGAGCAGCAGGTAAATGGCGACACCGAAGCTGGTGACGGCGTGGCTGGGTTCCTGGATGATGAACGCGACCACCGCGAAAATCAGGGACACCCCGGCGCGGATGAGCACCGGTTTGAACAGGACGGATGAGATCGCGGGGTCAATTTTCGTTACAGCCACGGACCCAGTCTAGTGGTGGGCGCAACCGCCCGGGATCAGTTGTAGTAGATCTTCGAGTAGTACTGGGGCATGTACCCGATGTACTGCTCGCCCCTGCAGTAGGACTGCACGCTGACGGTGTAGCCGGAGGCGCGGTAGTGGGCCACGCGCGCGTCGGTGGCCTGCTGGCAGATGCTCTTGTTGTTGAACCACTCCGCGTGGGTGTCAGCCTGGGCCGGTGAAGCCATCGCCAGCATGCCCGCGGCGAGGCCGAGAGCGGCGGTTCCGGTGGTGAGTGCCTTCTTGAGCGTCGACATGGTCTCTGTCTTCTCCTTCTGGTTCTCTGCGTTGCGGTACTACCGTGGTGTTCTGGCAACAAACAGCATCGAACCTTTCACGAGGTCGGCGCGGGCCTCAAGGGCTCTTTCCCGCCTCGGGTTCGACACTCAGCAGATTCACAGGTGCTCGGCGCCCAGGCGGATCCATTTGTCGCCGCGGATCCGCCACCACAGGGTGACCCCACGGGCGGCCAGGTACAGGCCGGAGAAGCCCAGCCAGAGCAGCCCCACGAGCGCAGGCGTACTCAGCGCGGATATTCCGCCGTCTCCCCCGCTGTCGGCGGTGAGCCACCAGGCGAGCAGGGCGAGACCGGGCAGGTACACCACCAGGTTCACCACCGAGGCCAGCGCCAGGTAGCGGGCGTCTCCAGCGCCCATGAGCACGCCGTCGAGCACGAACACGTATCCGGCCAGCGGTTGGGTGACGGCGATGACGAGCAGCCCGGCCGTGGCGGCGGCGCGCACCTCGGGGTCGGGGGTGAAACCGGCGGGCAGCACCCAGGCGAGCGCGGCGAGCACCACCCCGGTGATCACCCCGAACCACAGCGACCAACGGATCATGGTGCGGGTGAGCTCCCGGGCGGTGGCTTCCCGAGACGCACCGAGTTCACGGCCGATCAGGGCCTGGGCGGCGATGGCCAGGGCGTCCAGGGCGAAGGCCAGGGTGGAGTAGACGATGAACACCAGCTGATGGGCGGCCAGCGTGGTGGTGCCCATCCAGGTGGCCATCAGCACGGTGGCTAAGATCGCAGCACGCATGGCCGCGTTGCGCACCAGCAACCAGGACCCGAATTGGGCGGTGGCCCGAATCCCGGACCAGCGCGGCCGCCAGCTCAGCCCCGTGAGTTGGTCGGAGCGCACCCGGCCCACGATCACCCCGAGGAATGCCAGCAGCATGCACCACTGAATAGCGGAGGTTCCCGCTGCGGAGCCGGCCACACCCCAGCCGAATCCGTACACGAAGAGGAAGTTGGTGGCGATGTTGATGCCGAATCCGACACCGGCGACCACCAGCGGAGTGCGGGTGTCTTGCAGCCCGCGCAGCACGCCGGTGGCGGCGAGCACGCCCAGCATGGCGGGCAAACCGAACATGGAATAGCGCACATAGTCGACGGCGTGGCCGTGCAGTGCTGTGGCCGGGTCGGCGCCGAGAGCGGTGATCAATCCGGGCGCGGTGAGCCACCCCACCAGACCGAGCAGCGCACCCAGCAGCACCCCGAGCCAGATGCCGTCACGGCCGCGGGCCAGGGCGTCGGCCACCCGGCCGGATCCGACCAGGCGCGCCACCGCAGGCGTCGTCGAATACGCCAGGAAGATCAGCAGTCCGGTGGCGGTGTGCAGCACGGTGGTGGCCAGCCCCACTCCCGCGAGCTCTGCGGTGCCGAGGTGACCGATAATGGCCGTGTCGGCGAGCAAGAACAGCGGTTCGGCGACCAGTGCGCCGAGCGCGGGAACCGCCAGGGCCAGAATCTGGCAGGACAGCGGGCGGGCGTCGTCGTGCACCGAGGTCGGTTCCGACTGTTCCGCCTGCTCAGACTGCTCAGACACCGGTCATCAGGCGCAACGCGCTCACCACCCCCGGCAGCGTGCCATCCGGCAGCATCTCCCGGTACTGCTCGAGCACCGGGTACACCAGGTACAGCATCAGCACGGCCACCAGATTGTTGAAGAGGTGCAGGGCGTAGGCATAGGCCAGCGAAAATCGGAACGCGATATACGTTCCCGTGATCACGGCACCGAGGACGACGTACGGCACCGCGGCGATGAGGTCGAACGTCCCGGAGCCGAGGAAGTGGATCCCGCCGAAGATCGCCACCGACAGCGGGGCGGTGACCCACACGGTGAGGTAGCGGGAGAGCTTGCCGACCAGTAGGTGGCGGAACAGGTACTCCTCCACGAAGGGCCCCAGCACCACAGTGACCAGCAGCATCATCCACATCGGCACCACCGTGGTCATACCTTCCAGCGCGGCTTGGTTGTCGGAGGTGACCGGGTCCCCCAGGAACATCACGATCAGCATGGAGAGGGTGATGCTGCCCAGCCACAACCCGGGGATGAGCAGCAGCTTCAGGCCCCAGAGCCGGCGGAAGGTGGCCATCGACTGGATCAGGTGCCCCCCGCTGGCCAGCAGTGCCAGCAAGGCGAGCAGTGAATAGTTGACCAGGTTGACGAAGAACAGGGCGGCCGACGACGACGCCGACCCCGGATCGGCGACCATCTGCTCGGGCGTGGTGGGTTCGGTACCGGCGATCGCGGCCGCCACGTCCATCGCGCCCGGGATGGCAATGAACAGGGACCCCAGCCCGATGACGAACAACCCGATGTAGACGAATACGGCGAGCAGGTCCCGCCACAGGAATCGGCCCGGGCGCACATCCGGAGCCCAAGGGGTGCCCGGCTGCGGCTGCCCGTAGCCGCCGGATCCACCGCGCCGATATGACGGCGGCCAGCCCGCGGGGATCGCCGGACCGGCTGTGGTCGCCGTCGTCGAGGTAGGTTCGGGCGCGCCGTACTCGGGCGGATTCGGGTTGGGAGTGCTCATCCGGCCATCCTATCGACCGGCGCTGAGCTCGTCGTCGGTGAGGCGCGAGTGCTCCCGTCGCTCGGCTTCGCAGGTGGTGCGCCGGCGGGGCCGCACCGACGTGATCAACAAGCTCAACCCGCGGTTGAAGGGGCGTCAGGGCTGACGCCACCTTCGGCATCACTGGATCCGCTGGTACCGACCGTCGGCGTCGCGCCCGTCACCACGGGTACGGCGCCGGTGGCCAGTGCCTCCTCGTCGGGGTCCACGCCGTCGGTGAACTGCGACTGGTAGAGCCGGTAGTAGGCGCCTTCGCGCTCCAGCAACTGGTCATGGTTGCCCTGCTCCACGATGCTGCCGTCCTCCATCACCAGGATGAGATCGGCGTCGCGGATGGTGGAAAGCCGGTGGGCGATCACGAAGGAGGTGCGCTCGGACCGCAGCGCGCCCATCGCCTCCTGGATCAGCTTCTCGGTGCGGGTATCCACCGACGACGTTGCTTCGTCGAGGATGAGCAGTGCCGGGTCGGAGAGGAACGCGCGGGCAATGGTGATCAGCTGCCGTTCACCTGCGGAGATCGCTTCGGAATCCGAAGACACCTCCGTCTGGTAGCCCTCGGGCAGGGTAGAGACGAACCGATCCACGTAGGTGGCTCGGGCCGCCGCCATCACTTCCTCGTCGGTCGCGTCGAGGCGGCCGTAACGGATGTTGTCCATGATGGTGCCGTCAAAGAGCACCGCGTCCTGGAGCACCATGCCGATCTGAGCGCGCACCACCGAGCGGTCGAGGGCGCCGATATTAATACCGTCGAGACGAATCTGGCCGGAGTCAATCTCGTAGAACCGCATGATCAGGTTCACCAGCGTGGTTTTACCCGCGCCGGTGGGCCCGACAATAGCAACCACCTGGCCGGGCTGGGCCACCAGGGAGAGATCGGTGATCAGCGGCTTCTCCCGGGTATAGGAGAACGCCACGTGGTCGAACTCGATGTGGCCGGCCACCGGGTCCGGCAGCTGTGCGGTCGAGCCTGATGCTTGCGTCGTTTCGGTACGCCGTGCGTCGTCGTCGAGGAGCTCATCGAGGGCCGGATCCTCTTCTTCGTCGGCGTCGAGCAGCTCGTAGATCCGCTCCGCCGAGGCGACCGCGGAGATCACCATGTTGGACATGCCGGCGATCTCACCCAGCGGCTGGTTGAATTCGCGCGAGTACTGAATGAACGCGGTGACCGAGCCCAGGGTCATCTGCCCGGAGGCTACGCGCAGCCCGCCCACCACGGCGATGCCCACGTAGCCCAGGTAGGTCACCCACTGCATGATCGGCATGATCATGTTCGAGTAGAACTGGGCCTTGAAGCTGGCTTCGTAGAGTTCCTCATTGCGCTCGTCGAAGCGGGCACGCATGTCGTCCTGGCGCCCGAAGACGGTGACGAGCTCGTGGCCAGTGAAGGACTCCTCGATGTGCCCGTTCAGTCGGCCGGTATTGCGCCACTGGGCGGTAAACAGCTTCTGGGATTTGGAGCCGATGATACCGACGACGACGGCGGAGATGGGCAGGGCGATCAGCGCGATCAGGGCGAGCTGCCAGGACAGCCAGAACATCATCACGGTGATGCCCACCAGGGTGAGCGCGGCGTAGATGAAACCGGTGAACGCCTGCTGGAACGCGGTCTGCACGTTGTCGACGTCGTTGGTGGTGCGGGAGAGCAGATCCCCGCGCTGGCGGGTGTCGAAGTAGCTCAGCGGCAGCCGGTTGACCTTGGCCTCGATCTGCTGGCGCATCCGGTAGACGATGCGCATCACGATCTTGTTGATGAGCAGCCCCTGCAGATACATGAAGATCTGCGCCACGAAGTACATGGCGAGCACGACGCCGATCAGCCGGGCGAGCAGCGTGAAGTCGATGCCCTCGCCGGGAACGAAGTCCATACCGGAGAGCATGTCGGCGAACTGGTTCTCATTCTGGGCGCGCAGCCCCTCGATCACCTGCTCGCGGCTCATGTCGGCGGGCATGTTCGCGGCGATGGCACCGCCGAAGATCACGTTCATGGCGTCGCCGAGAATTTTCGGTGCCCACACGCTGAACACCACGGCGATCACGACGAAGGCGACGGTGACGGAGATGCCGATCTTCTCGGTGCGGAACTCCCCCATGACCCGCTTGGCGGTGGGCCAAAATGCTTTGGCCTTGCGCGGGGCGCCACCTTCGCCCCATTCCGTGGATACGGAGTCCTGCATCTGCAGGATCTCCTCTTCGGAGAGCTCGACCGTGGATTCGTTCTTCTTCTCGGCGCTCATGCCAGCTCCTCTGCGGTGATCTGGGAGTCAACGATCTCGCGGTAGACCTCGGAGGTCTCCATCAGTTCGTCGTGGGTGCCTCGGCCGACGATGCGTCCGGCATCGAGCACCAAGATCTGATCGGCGTCGGTGATGGTGGAGACACGCTGGGCCACCATGATCACGGTGGCGCCATCGGTGTAGTCGCCCAGGGCGGCGCGCAGTTTTGCATCGGTGGTGACGTCGAGCGCGGAGAACGAGTCATCGAAGAGGTAGATGCGTGGCTGACCCACCAGGGCACGGGCAATGCAGAGGCGCTGACGCTGGCCACCGGAGACATTGGTGCCACCCTGGGAGATGCCGGAGTCGAGTCCGTGGCGGGCGGAGTCGCCGTCACCGGTGGTGCGCTCTCGCACGAAATCCGCGGCTTGGGCGGTCGTGAGAGCTGACCAGAGCTGGGCTTCGTCGGCGTCGGGGGCGCCGAAGCGCAGGTTGTCGGCGACGGTGCCGGAGAACAGGTACGGCTTCTGGGGCACGTAGCCCAGCGCGGCGGTGATCTCGGTGCGGGGCAGTTCAGTGACGGGCACCCCGTCGATGAGCACCTCGCCTGCGGTGACGTCGTGGAGCCGGGGAACGAGACCGAGCAGGCTGGTTTTGCCAGCACCTGTGGACCCAATAATCGCCGTGGTCGTGCCCGCTGGTGCGGTGAAGCTGATGTTTTCGAGCACGGCGGCGTCGGCACCAGGGAAGGCAAAGGAGACGTCGCGGAACTCGACGGTGCCGGCGGGCCGCTGCGCTCCGGCGGGAACCTGCGGGGTGCGCGGATTGCTGGGCTCGGACATGGATGGCTGGGTCTGGAGGACTTCGCCGATACGGCGGGCACAGACCACGGCGCGCGGCAGCATTATGAACATGAAGGTGCCCATCATCACTGCCACCAGGATCTGCAGCAGGTACTGCATAAACGCGGTCAGCGCGCCGACCTCAACCAGCCCGTCGGACACCCGGTGACCACCGAACCACAGTACGGCGGCCGTGGCCCCGTGCAGGATGATCATAATCAGCGGACCCATCAGCACGAAGATCCGGCCGATGCGCACCGAGGTGTCGGTGAGCACGGCGTTGGCATCCGTGAAACGCTGGGTCTCGTGAGCCTCACGGACAAAAGCCCGCACCACACGGATACCCATGATCTGCTCACGCAGCACCCCGTTGACGGCGTCGATATTGTCCTGCATCCGCTGGAACATCGGCAGGAGCATCGCCACCAGGATCGCCACGAAAATGAGCAGCACGGGCACGGACACCCACACCAGCCAGGACAGGCCGGGGTCTTCGCGCACCGCCATCACGATGCCGCCGATGGACATGATCGGCACCATCACCATGAAGTTCAGCGCCATCAGCATCACCATCTGGACCTGCTGGACGTCGTTGGTACCGCGGGTGATCAGGGTGGCCGCACCGAAACGGTTGACCTCAGCGGTTCCGAACCCATCCACGCGGCGGTAGACCGCCTGGCGCAGGTCGCGGCCGAGCCCCATGGCGGCGCGGGCGGCGAACCAGACCGCGGTGATGGCCGAGACCAACTGCATCAGGGCCACGACGAGCATGATGCCGCCGGTGCGCCAGATAAAGTCGGTGTCACCCACCGCCACGCCCTCATCGATGATGCGGGCGTTCAAACTGGGCAGGTAGAGGGTCGTCATCGTGGCGACGAACTGCAAGAGCACGACAGCGATGATCGACCCCAGATAGGGGCGCGAATAACGGGTCAACAAAGTCCAGAGCATGGAGGATCGCTTCCGTGGCTGGGGAGAAAGCTCCGATGGGAGCGTGGTCCAATCTACTCCCCCTGGGAACCAGACGCCTATGAGGCCTGCCTGGCTGACTGCTGATCCATGCACGCGATACGGTCATGCCCACCTCGATCAACGATGAGGAGATCGCTCAGCTCGCGCAATTTCTGGCCGCGTCCCCCGATGGAGTGGAGCGCGAGATTCTTTTCACGAAGGTGGGACGTCATCGCCGTGTCCTCCTGGCCGACCTCACTGCCTATAAAGCGCGAATCGCCGCTAGCCGCGACGAATTTCTGACCCGCCAGACACGAGAGGCCGCTCAGAAAGACGAGTACTTCGCCATGCCCGACGATCATGAAACGCGGTAGATAGCCTTCCTAATTCTCCTGGATGCCTCTGTCCTCGTCCCCATGCCAACCCTGGACCTCTTGTTGCGACGAGGAGCGGCCCAACAATTCCCACCACTATGGTCTGCAGAGGTCCTCGAGGAAACAGAGCGAAGCCTGGTCAACAAACTCGGCACACCGCCGCAGTTCGCTCTGGCGCAGAACTCATTGTCACGTTCAATACGAAGGACTTTCCTGCCGCGTCATCTACGCTCTTCGACATCGACGTGCGCACACCAGACGATTTCCTCTTGGGCCAGTTGGATTTGGACCCGGATGCGGTCGTCAGTGCAGTCAAAAAGATTCTCGCGACGATGCAGCACCCGCCCATGTCTTAGGACAAGTATCTTCAAGGCCTGGCACGATGCGGCCTGCCGCTCTTTTCGAGCAGTCTCGCCATCACCTGGAGGCAATTGCATCAGTGAGTCAGCGACGACTCACACGCTCAACTGCGCGCCCATTCATAGACGACGCGGTTGCGTAGCTCCACGAGATCAACGCTCATCTCCTCGAGAACCTTTTCCTCGGCTGTGGTTGCTTCCCACGCAGGCACTTCTCGTGCTTTACCGTCAGGTCCGGTCGACACCATGACCGACACACCATGAGCGAAGGAATGCATCTCGCGGGAAGTGCGGGAGCCGGTGCGCGCCCGGATCACGACGTAGACAGACCGCTTCGTGGTGTGCACAAGACGTGCTTCGATCTCCACCAGGTCCCCCGACCGGACCTCCCGCAGAAAGCGCACCCCGCCAGCGAACACCGCGACGACGGGGGCACCCACCCACCGGGCGGCGCAGACATCGGCCGCAGCGTCGATCCAGCGAAGCACAGTGCCGCCGGGGACCTTGCCGCCGCGCGGGACCTCCTTAGTGGAGGCCACGAACCGGAGAGTGACAATCTCAGCTGAGGTGTCTTCCGGTTCTGGGAATACGGCGGTATCAAGAGCGTCCTCCCCCGCGCGGTGCTCGACGCCGCGGCGCTCCGCGAGAGCACGACGGGCCAGCCCGCCTTCGGTCGTGGGCTCCCATGGGGGCACCGGGACAGGGTCACCAGCATCGTTCACGGCGGTGTAGATGAGCACGCACTGGGTGGCGACGGTGGGCTGGCCGTCCTCATCGAGCTG
It includes:
- a CDS encoding ABC transporter ATP-binding protein; amino-acid sequence: MLWTLLTRYSRPYLGSIIAVVLLQFVATMTTLYLPSLNARIIDEGVAVGDTDFIWRTGGIMLVVALMQLVSAITAVWFAARAAMGLGRDLRQAVYRRVDGFGTAEVNRFGAATLITRGTNDVQQVQMVMLMALNFMVMVPIMSIGGIVMAVREDPGLSWLVWVSVPVLLIFVAILVAMLLPMFQRMQDNIDAVNGVLREQIMGIRVVRAFVREAHETQRFTDANAVLTDTSVRIGRIFVLMGPLIMIILHGATAAVLWFGGHRVSDGLVEVGALTAFMQYLLQILVAVMMGTFMFIMLPRAVVCARRIGEVLQTQPSMSEPSNPRTPQVPAGAQRPAGTVEFRDVSFAFPGADAAVLENISFTAPAGTTTAIIGSTGAGKTSLLGLVPRLHDVTAGEVLIDGVPVTELPRTEITAALGYVPQKPYLFSGTVADNLRFGAPDADEAQLWSALTTAQAADFVRERTTGDGDSARHGLDSGISQGGTNVSGGQRQRLCIARALVGQPRIYLFDDSFSALDVTTDAKLRAALGDYTDGATVIMVAQRVSTITDADQILVLDAGRIVGRGTHDELMETSEVYREIVDSQITAEELA
- a CDS encoding ABC transporter ATP-binding protein encodes the protein MSAEKKNESTVELSEEEILQMQDSVSTEWGEGGAPRKAKAFWPTAKRVMGEFRTEKIGISVTVAFVVIAVVFSVWAPKILGDAMNVIFGGAIAANMPADMSREQVIEGLRAQNENQFADMLSGMDFVPGEGIDFTLLARLIGVVLAMYFVAQIFMYLQGLLINKIVMRIVYRMRQQIEAKVNRLPLSYFDTRQRGDLLSRTTNDVDNVQTAFQQAFTGFIYAALTLVGITVMMFWLSWQLALIALIALPISAVVVGIIGSKSQKLFTAQWRNTGRLNGHIEESFTGHELVTVFGRQDDMRARFDERNEELYEASFKAQFYSNMIMPIMQWVTYLGYVGIAVVGGLRVASGQMTLGSVTAFIQYSREFNQPLGEIAGMSNMVISAVASAERIYELLDADEEEDPALDELLDDDARRTETTQASGSTAQLPDPVAGHIEFDHVAFSYTREKPLITDLSLVAQPGQVVAIVGPTGAGKTTLVNLIMRFYEIDSGQIRLDGINIGALDRSVVRAQIGMVLQDAVLFDGTIMDNIRYGRLDATDEEVMAAARATYVDRFVSTLPEGYQTEVSSDSEAISAGERQLITIARAFLSDPALLILDEATSSVDTRTEKLIQEAMGALRSERTSFVIAHRLSTIRDADLILVMEDGSIVEQGNHDQLLEREGAYYRLYQSQFTDGVDPDEEALATGAVPVVTGATPTVGTSGSSDAEGGVSPDAPSTAG
- a CDS encoding acyl-CoA thioesterase, yielding MPARTSIALNFRAEAYDFPDGSVDAGTVMSWLDKAGYAMAATWTRTNVVAAYVGNMRFQHSVPVESTVVVQARLIRTGKKTVHVQTRLLLPEQLDEDGQPTVATQCVLIYTAVNDAGDPVPVPPWEPTTEGGLARRALAERRGVEHRAGEDALDTAVFPEPEDTSAEIVTLRFVASTKEVPRGGKVPGGTVLRWIDAAADVCAARWVGAPVVAVFAGGVRFLREVRSGDLVEIEARLVHTTKRSVYVVIRARTGSRTSREMHSFAHGVSVMVSTGPDGKAREVPAWEATTAEEKVLEEMSVDLVELRNRVVYEWARS
- a CDS encoding MATE family efflux transporter — translated: MSEQSEQAEQSEPTSVHDDARPLSCQILALAVPALGALVAEPLFLLADTAIIGHLGTAELAGVGLATTVLHTATGLLIFLAYSTTPAVARLVGSGRVADALARGRDGIWLGVLLGALLGLVGWLTAPGLITALGADPATALHGHAVDYVRYSMFGLPAMLGVLAATGVLRGLQDTRTPLVVAGVGFGINIATNFLFVYGFGWGVAGSAAGTSAIQWCMLLAFLGVIVGRVRSDQLTGLSWRPRWSGIRATAQFGSWLLVRNAAMRAAILATVLMATWMGTTTLAAHQLVFIVYSTLAFALDALAIAAQALIGRELGASREATARELTRTMIRWSLWFGVITGVVLAALAWVLPAGFTPDPEVRAAATAGLLVIAVTQPLAGYVFVLDGVLMGAGDARYLALASVVNLVVYLPGLALLAWWLTADSGGDGGISALSTPALVGLLWLGFSGLYLAARGVTLWWRIRGDKWIRLGAEHL
- a CDS encoding CPBP family intramembrane glutamic endopeptidase, whose protein sequence is MSTPNPNPPEYGAPEPTSTTATTAGPAIPAGWPPSYRRGGSGGYGQPQPGTPWAPDVRPGRFLWRDLLAVFVYIGLFVIGLGSLFIAIPGAMDVAAAIAGTEPTTPEQMVADPGSASSSAALFFVNLVNYSLLALLALLASGGHLIQSMATFRRLWGLKLLLIPGLWLGSITLSMLIVMFLGDPVTSDNQAALEGMTTVVPMWMMLLVTVVLGPFVEEYLFRHLLVGKLSRYLTVWVTAPLSVAIFGGIHFLGSGTFDLIAAVPYVVLGAVITGTYIAFRFSLAYAYALHLFNNLVAVLMLYLVYPVLEQYREMLPDGTLPGVVSALRLMTGV